The Tautonia rosea genome includes a region encoding these proteins:
- a CDS encoding metal-dependent hydrolase family protein encodes MKFAQSWTVIENGQLIDGTGAPAVPDAAVVIENGRIVYAGPRSAMPSDLVPPNADRLDAKGGTIMPGLVEAHFHPTYFNVAELADLDIKYPVEYVTILACANAKLALECGYTAARSGGSLHNIDVWMKKAIEEDLIPGPRLAASGREICGAGGLMDWNPDHMKLGMEGLILLINGPEEGRKAVRKLVKDGVEWIKTYPTGDAAAPDTADHHTLCMTFDEMAAVVSEAHNYRRKVTGHCRATEGIKNALRAGFDCLEHGTFMDQEALDLLLSRDVPVVPALQFEYASVVKGPELGMPQAVVDGHQETLDGGAESARMILKAGGRIGMGGDYGFAWNPHGDYAKELTFFVEHVGFSPLETITCATKTGAEIMGRAKEFGTLEPGKLADVLVVEGDVLGDIKILEDRSKLLAVMQGGLIKAGRMFGKSALPLSPADQAEAAGTAS; translated from the coding sequence ATGAAGTTTGCGCAAAGCTGGACGGTCATTGAGAACGGGCAACTCATCGACGGCACCGGAGCCCCGGCCGTGCCGGATGCTGCGGTGGTGATCGAAAACGGTCGGATCGTGTACGCCGGTCCCCGATCGGCCATGCCATCGGACCTCGTGCCGCCGAATGCCGATCGTCTCGACGCCAAAGGCGGAACGATCATGCCAGGCCTGGTCGAGGCCCACTTTCACCCGACCTATTTCAATGTGGCCGAGCTGGCCGATCTCGACATCAAGTATCCGGTCGAATATGTGACGATTCTCGCCTGTGCTAACGCGAAGCTCGCCCTGGAATGCGGTTACACCGCGGCCCGGAGCGGCGGCAGCCTGCACAACATCGACGTCTGGATGAAGAAGGCGATCGAGGAAGACCTCATTCCCGGTCCTCGACTGGCCGCCAGCGGTCGGGAAATCTGCGGAGCGGGCGGCTTGATGGACTGGAACCCAGACCACATGAAGCTTGGGATGGAGGGTCTGATCCTTCTCATCAATGGTCCTGAGGAAGGACGCAAGGCGGTCCGAAAACTCGTCAAGGATGGGGTCGAGTGGATCAAGACCTATCCGACCGGAGACGCCGCCGCCCCCGATACGGCCGACCATCACACCCTTTGCATGACCTTCGACGAGATGGCCGCGGTGGTCTCCGAAGCCCACAACTACCGCCGTAAAGTCACCGGCCATTGCCGGGCGACCGAAGGGATCAAGAACGCCCTCCGCGCCGGCTTCGACTGCCTAGAACACGGGACGTTCATGGATCAGGAAGCGCTCGATCTGCTCCTCTCGCGAGACGTTCCGGTCGTGCCCGCCTTGCAGTTCGAATATGCGAGCGTCGTCAAGGGGCCGGAGCTCGGCATGCCGCAAGCGGTGGTGGACGGCCACCAGGAGACGCTCGACGGCGGGGCCGAGAGTGCCCGGATGATTCTGAAGGCCGGGGGGCGGATCGGCATGGGGGGCGACTACGGCTTCGCCTGGAATCCGCATGGCGACTACGCGAAGGAGCTGACCTTCTTCGTCGAGCACGTCGGTTTCTCGCCGTTGGAGACGATCACCTGCGCCACGAAGACCGGGGCCGAGATCATGGGCCGCGCCAAGGAATTCGGCACGCTCGAACCCGGCAAGCTGGCCGACGTGCTCGTGGTCGAGGGGGACGTGCTCGGCGACATCAAGATCCTCGAAGACCGCTCCAAACTTCTGGCCGTCATGCAAGGTGGCCTCATCAAAGCCGGTCGCATGTTCGGCAAATCGGCCCTGCCGCTCTCGCCGGCCGACCAGGCCGAGGCGGCCGGTACGGCCTCCTGA
- the ettA gene encoding energy-dependent translational throttle protein EttA, with product MPPQYIFSIERLSKNHGKKEVLKDITLMFYPGAKIGVLGPNGAGKSTLLRIMAGEETEYLGVARPAPGATIGYLSQEPMLNPDKDVLGNVEEAVAPLRALLKRYDEINMRLGEGPDADEMDALLNEQADVQDGIEATNGWELDRRLEIAMDAMRLPPSDADVSTLSGGERRRVALCKILLQRPDILLLDEPTNHLDADSVLWLERALQEYPGMVVAVTHDRYFLDNVAQWILELDRGRGIPFEGNYTGWLEQKQARLEKEEKQDRSRRKTLERELEWIRMSPRARVSKNRARIQRYEQLAAEEAERRDEPVTIQIPPGPHLGDLVVEAEGVSKAFGDRILFENLNFRLPPGGIVGVIGPNGAGKTTLFRMIVGQEKPDSGRLRVGDTVKLSYVDQNRDALDADKTIFQEISGGLDQIELGKRKVPSRAYVSWFNFRGPDQEKKVGRLSGGERNRVHLAKLLTTGGNLLLLDEPSNDLDVDTLRALEDALLDFSGCAVVISHDRWFLDRIATHILAFEGESQVVWCDGNYETYLDQRRERLGIEADQPHRIKYKSLVRG from the coding sequence ATGCCGCCTCAGTACATTTTCTCCATTGAACGTCTGTCGAAGAACCACGGGAAGAAAGAGGTCCTGAAGGACATCACCTTGATGTTCTATCCCGGGGCGAAGATCGGCGTCCTCGGTCCGAATGGTGCAGGCAAGAGTACCTTGCTTCGCATCATGGCCGGCGAGGAAACCGAGTATCTCGGCGTGGCCCGGCCTGCTCCCGGCGCGACGATCGGCTACCTGTCCCAGGAACCGATGCTCAATCCCGACAAGGACGTGCTCGGCAACGTTGAGGAAGCCGTTGCTCCGCTTCGGGCCTTACTGAAGCGGTATGATGAAATCAACATGCGACTCGGTGAAGGGCCCGATGCCGACGAGATGGACGCCCTGCTCAACGAACAGGCCGACGTGCAAGACGGCATCGAAGCCACCAACGGCTGGGAGCTGGACCGACGCCTCGAAATCGCCATGGACGCCATGCGACTTCCGCCGAGCGATGCCGACGTCTCAACCCTCTCGGGGGGCGAGCGCCGCCGCGTCGCACTCTGCAAGATCTTGCTCCAGCGACCCGACATCCTCTTGCTCGACGAGCCCACGAACCACCTCGACGCCGACAGCGTGTTGTGGCTCGAACGGGCGTTACAGGAGTATCCGGGGATGGTCGTGGCCGTGACCCACGACCGCTACTTCCTCGACAACGTCGCGCAGTGGATTCTGGAACTCGACCGTGGCCGGGGCATCCCCTTCGAAGGGAATTACACCGGCTGGCTCGAACAGAAGCAGGCTCGGCTCGAAAAAGAGGAGAAGCAGGACCGCTCGCGCAGGAAGACGTTGGAACGCGAGCTGGAGTGGATCCGGATGTCTCCCCGAGCCCGGGTTTCCAAGAATCGTGCCCGCATTCAACGCTATGAGCAACTGGCCGCCGAGGAGGCCGAACGACGGGATGAGCCAGTCACGATCCAGATTCCTCCGGGGCCTCACCTGGGTGATCTCGTGGTCGAGGCCGAAGGGGTATCCAAAGCCTTCGGCGATCGCATCCTGTTCGAGAACCTGAATTTCCGGCTCCCCCCCGGTGGTATTGTCGGAGTGATCGGTCCCAACGGAGCGGGCAAGACGACCCTGTTCCGGATGATCGTTGGTCAGGAGAAACCCGACTCTGGGAGGCTCCGGGTCGGTGACACCGTCAAGCTCTCCTACGTCGACCAGAACCGCGATGCGTTGGACGCGGACAAGACGATCTTTCAGGAGATCAGCGGCGGACTCGACCAGATCGAGCTGGGCAAGCGCAAGGTGCCGTCTCGGGCGTATGTTTCCTGGTTCAACTTCCGGGGGCCGGATCAGGAAAAGAAGGTCGGCCGGCTTTCCGGTGGCGAACGAAATCGTGTTCACCTGGCGAAGCTATTGACCACGGGCGGCAACCTGTTGCTGCTCGACGAGCCGTCGAACGACCTGGATGTGGACACGTTGAGGGCCCTGGAAGACGCCTTGCTTGATTTCTCCGGCTGTGCCGTGGTCATCAGCCACGACCGCTGGTTCCTCGACCGGATCGCCACCCACATCCTCGCCTTCGAAGGGGAGAGCCAGGTGGTCTGGTGCGACGGAAATTATGAAACCTACCTCGATCAGCGTCGGGAACGGCTTGGCATCGAGGCCGACCAGCCCCACCGAATCAAGTACAAGAGTCTTGTCCGAGGCTGA
- the hisS gene encoding histidine--tRNA ligase: MIDPRVASGLRDIPPSAMIPRERMLETLRKTFASFGFVPIETPHIERMEVLTGKGAGSDEVLRQIFEVTNKGGTPGELALRFDLTVPLARFVARHVDQLGTPFKRYAIGSVFRGERPAKGRFREFTQCDFDTVGTESVVADAETAQVIHDSLAAIGLDGFTLCLNNRKILDGLLDSFGVIDRKSAVLRALDKLGKIGREGVLSELTATESTGATLSDDHARALLDFVEQGKGSGETVLTMAEDRLSSHATAAEGIANLRQVLELLDAAGVPQNRVTIDLGLARGLDYYTGIVFETTVDGWERFGSISSGGRYDDLASLYIKRRLPGVGASIGLDRLIALMEEAKRLPTSATTVPVLVAQFPGVNPGTSVRLAARLRAAGIGAEVYPEPISIGKQMGYGSNRGHKLAVIVGPDEDANQVFNLRMLATRHEDKGLAWSTLEDSIRSALGILEQHEAHEPTPPGPTG, from the coding sequence ATGATCGATCCCCGCGTTGCCAGCGGGTTGCGGGACATCCCCCCCTCGGCCATGATCCCGCGCGAGCGAATGCTGGAGACCTTGCGCAAGACGTTCGCTTCGTTCGGCTTCGTGCCGATCGAGACACCCCATATCGAACGCATGGAGGTCCTCACCGGCAAGGGGGCCGGCTCCGATGAAGTCCTCCGCCAGATTTTCGAGGTCACAAACAAAGGCGGCACCCCCGGCGAGCTGGCCTTGCGGTTCGACCTGACCGTACCCCTCGCCCGATTCGTCGCCCGGCACGTCGATCAGCTCGGCACCCCGTTCAAGCGCTACGCGATCGGATCGGTCTTCCGCGGCGAGCGTCCGGCCAAGGGGCGTTTCCGCGAGTTTACCCAGTGCGACTTCGACACCGTTGGCACCGAGAGCGTCGTCGCCGATGCCGAAACCGCGCAGGTCATTCACGACTCGCTGGCGGCCATCGGACTCGACGGGTTTACCCTTTGCCTGAACAATCGCAAGATCCTCGATGGCTTGCTCGATTCGTTCGGTGTGATCGACCGCAAAAGTGCCGTGCTTCGAGCCCTCGACAAGCTTGGCAAGATTGGCCGGGAAGGCGTGCTCAGTGAACTGACTGCCACCGAATCGACCGGCGCAACCCTTTCCGACGATCACGCCCGCGCTCTTCTCGACTTCGTCGAACAGGGAAAAGGCTCCGGTGAGACCGTCCTCACGATGGCCGAGGACCGCCTCAGCTCCCACGCAACTGCCGCCGAGGGGATCGCCAACCTCCGCCAGGTGCTTGAGCTGCTCGATGCCGCCGGGGTTCCTCAGAACCGTGTGACGATCGACCTCGGTCTCGCCCGAGGACTCGACTATTACACCGGGATCGTCTTCGAAACGACGGTAGACGGCTGGGAACGCTTCGGCTCGATCAGTTCCGGAGGCCGTTACGACGATCTGGCGAGCCTCTATATCAAGCGGCGATTGCCAGGTGTGGGGGCCTCGATCGGCCTCGACCGCCTGATCGCCTTGATGGAAGAGGCGAAGCGACTCCCTACATCAGCCACCACGGTGCCGGTCCTCGTCGCCCAGTTTCCGGGGGTCAACCCAGGGACCTCGGTGCGCCTCGCCGCCCGACTCCGAGCGGCCGGGATCGGGGCTGAGGTTTACCCCGAACCCATCTCGATCGGCAAGCAGATGGGCTACGGCTCGAACCGAGGCCACAAACTCGCCGTCATTGTCGGCCCAGACGAGGACGCAAATCAGGTCTTCAACCTCCGGATGCTCGCCACCCGACACGAAGACAAAGGGCTCGCCTGGTCAACCCTTGAAGACTCGATTCGAAGCGCTCTGGGCATCCTCGAACAACACGAAGCACACGAACCCACCCCGCCCGGCCCGACGGGTTGA
- a CDS encoding formylglycine-generating enzyme family protein has protein sequence MRTMIAIGAFCLAGLSAHVARAQVPVEFDTRRVFACTEVEPPQRADSARKVVLVVIPISANFNVPEHTVESLRYELNLPDSLTLLDHLPRTQTGSNVLVRREQRQEHELTDLNVSFGGGGRVGFSAFGLDVGVGGEGQRTRRDLNEVRTKVQVDRLPPRDQVIVTGTHNEGQTLYFDLKWHDQTTREGQTDFALLAEVPSDWTGDLVTLTCTARRDSTVVGRLTKSIGFYLGGDNAARQKLEEQFQDPTESYAGVNAGQTRSDNGLNLELVWCPPGTFSMGSPKDEPDRVDDREGPVEVTLSSGFWLGKYEVTQEEYRRAMGENPSAFASTGSKKEKVAGMDTGRFPVDWVSWGEALAFCRKLTDQERRAGRLPAGWEYSLPTEAQWEYACRSGTRTATAFGDSLSSREANFNGYLPYNGASEGPFLDRPTAVGSYRPNNWGLYDMHGNVLEWCLDEQSDTLRGGVDPSVPSLFSSSVLRGGSWSTFGESCRSASRGRGNPEFRFMNVGFRVAAVPSPR, from the coding sequence ATGCGAACGATGATTGCGATCGGAGCGTTCTGCCTCGCTGGCCTGTCGGCTCACGTCGCCAGGGCCCAGGTTCCGGTCGAATTCGACACCCGCCGCGTGTTCGCGTGTACGGAAGTGGAACCGCCGCAACGGGCCGACTCGGCCCGCAAGGTGGTCCTGGTCGTCATCCCCATCTCGGCCAACTTCAACGTCCCGGAGCACACGGTCGAGTCGCTGCGCTACGAGTTGAATCTGCCGGATTCCCTCACCCTGCTCGACCACCTGCCGCGGACCCAGACCGGGAGCAACGTCCTCGTCCGGCGCGAGCAACGGCAGGAACATGAGTTGACGGACCTCAACGTCTCGTTCGGCGGCGGGGGCCGGGTCGGCTTCAGCGCCTTCGGCCTGGACGTGGGCGTCGGGGGCGAAGGGCAGCGGACGAGGCGGGACCTCAACGAGGTCCGCACCAAGGTCCAGGTCGACCGCCTCCCTCCCCGCGATCAGGTCATCGTCACCGGCACGCACAACGAGGGCCAGACCCTCTACTTCGACCTCAAGTGGCACGATCAGACGACCCGCGAGGGCCAGACCGATTTCGCCCTGCTGGCCGAGGTCCCCTCGGACTGGACCGGTGACCTCGTCACGCTGACCTGCACGGCCCGGCGGGACAGCACGGTTGTCGGGAGGCTGACCAAGTCCATCGGCTTCTACCTGGGCGGGGATAACGCCGCTCGGCAGAAGCTGGAAGAGCAGTTCCAGGACCCGACGGAATCGTATGCGGGCGTGAATGCAGGCCAGACCCGGTCCGACAACGGCCTGAACCTGGAACTGGTCTGGTGTCCGCCGGGGACCTTCTCGATGGGGAGTCCGAAGGATGAGCCTGATCGAGTGGATGACCGCGAGGGCCCGGTGGAGGTGACGCTGTCGAGTGGATTCTGGCTGGGGAAGTACGAGGTGACGCAAGAGGAATATCGTCGGGCGATGGGGGAGAACCCCAGCGCGTTCGCCTCGACCGGGTCGAAAAAGGAGAAGGTCGCCGGGATGGACACGGGGCGGTTTCCGGTGGATTGGGTCTCGTGGGGGGAGGCGCTGGCGTTCTGCCGGAAGCTGACGGACCAGGAGCGTCGAGCGGGTCGGTTGCCTGCGGGCTGGGAGTACAGTTTGCCGACGGAGGCCCAGTGGGAGTATGCGTGTCGTTCGGGGACGCGGACGGCGACTGCGTTTGGCGATTCGCTGAGCAGCCGTGAGGCGAACTTCAATGGTTACTTACCTTACAACGGTGCGTCGGAGGGCCCGTTCCTTGACCGTCCGACGGCGGTGGGGAGTTACCGTCCGAATAATTGGGGTCTGTACGACATGCACGGGAACGTGTTGGAGTGGTGCTTGGACGAACAAAGTGACACCTTGCGTGGAGGCGTGGATCCATCAGTGCCATCCTTGTTCTCGAGCAGCGTGCTCCGCGGCGGCAGCTGGAGCACCTTCGGCGAGTCCTGCCGGTCGGCGAGCCGCGGCAGGGGTAACCCCGAGTTTCGGTTCATGAACGTCGGATTCCGCGTGGCTGCGGTTCCGTCTCCGCGGTGA
- a CDS encoding ATP phosphoribosyltransferase regulatory subunit, protein MTAEPSSTAPGPVAHREAPIAQVRGTRDWMPSDFAAIARLERTLMDHFAAAGFEAIRTPILEVTELHERKSGASIVSKLFELADGPGRLCLRPELTASVVRAYIDAPEPVSIPWRICSSGPVFRFERDPGPTRYREFTQAGVELLGAPGPEADAEVIALAIDAATSVGLDDVTVRVGHTGLIVEVLERCGLPTAAVSSLVEHLSDAAAEGRNVRALESALERLSGWLQGDAEQEAESVLPAIDRADDPGVDRLFRHLVPRVTGRRTGHEIVGRLRKKWALGHSLGATLERVRERVHALADLRGPAVDVLQGLEQGYAALAPGTIRSFYAMLDLLEARGIPPERIEMDLGFGHGIGFYSQMIFDLSISTPSGPLGVCHGGRYDGLARVLGSDRDPHGVGFAFGVERLYHVLEARSQ, encoded by the coding sequence ATGACCGCTGAACCCTCCTCAACCGCCCCTGGCCCGGTGGCTCACCGCGAGGCCCCGATCGCTCAGGTCCGCGGCACCCGAGACTGGATGCCGAGCGATTTCGCCGCCATTGCCCGGCTCGAACGGACCCTGATGGATCACTTCGCCGCCGCCGGATTCGAGGCGATTCGCACCCCAATCCTCGAAGTCACCGAACTCCATGAGCGCAAAAGCGGCGCCTCGATTGTCTCGAAACTGTTCGAGCTGGCCGACGGACCCGGCCGCCTCTGTCTCCGACCCGAGCTCACCGCCAGCGTCGTCCGAGCGTATATCGACGCTCCCGAGCCTGTTTCGATTCCCTGGCGCATTTGCTCCTCGGGACCCGTTTTCCGGTTCGAGCGCGACCCGGGACCGACCCGATACCGTGAATTCACTCAGGCCGGAGTCGAATTGCTCGGCGCCCCCGGGCCTGAGGCCGATGCCGAGGTCATCGCCCTGGCCATCGACGCGGCAACATCCGTCGGGCTTGACGATGTCACCGTGAGAGTCGGTCATACGGGACTGATCGTCGAGGTTCTGGAACGCTGCGGGCTCCCCACCGCGGCCGTTTCCTCGCTCGTCGAGCACCTGAGTGATGCCGCCGCCGAAGGCCGCAACGTCCGGGCCCTGGAATCGGCCCTCGAACGCCTTTCCGGATGGCTCCAGGGAGACGCTGAGCAAGAAGCCGAGTCGGTCTTGCCCGCCATCGACCGCGCCGACGATCCCGGCGTCGATCGGCTCTTTCGTCACCTGGTCCCCCGAGTGACTGGCCGCCGCACCGGTCACGAGATCGTCGGCCGCTTGCGAAAGAAATGGGCGCTCGGCCATTCGCTCGGTGCCACGCTCGAACGGGTTCGCGAACGCGTCCACGCCCTGGCCGACCTTCGAGGACCGGCCGTCGATGTCCTTCAGGGCCTTGAGCAAGGCTACGCCGCCCTCGCTCCTGGCACGATTCGAAGTTTTTACGCCATGCTCGACCTGCTGGAAGCCCGCGGCATTCCTCCCGAACGGATCGAGATGGACCTGGGCTTCGGACACGGTATCGGGTTTTATTCGCAAATGATCTTTGATCTCTCGATCTCGACCCCCTCCGGGCCTCTGGGTGTCTGCCACGGTGGCCGGTACGACGGACTCGCCAGGGTCCTCGGAAGTGACCGCGACCCCCACGGCGTTGGGTTCGCCTTCGGCGTCGAACGGCTCTATCACGTGCTGGAGGCTCGCTCCCAATGA
- the hisG gene encoding ATP phosphoribosyltransferase: MSLENGNAVINPIRIALPSKGHLYEGAVDLLKAAGYKVRRASDRQYEATIGGHPRFHVVFMRPTDIVVQVQEGRCHLGVTGMDVFAEHQDEATDAVVVEADLGYGGCRLVVAVPESWIDVTHMLDLVDLTTEFKDSGKAFRVSTKYGTLTEAHFRRWGIYHYQIIHSDGALELHPTLGIADIIVDLTSSGTTLKDNRLREIEGGKVLDSASCLIGHAPSLQRLINEGDTGPLALLLDGLDGVRASESQLLLEVVGGPEEGHQAAAVSAFLAHQGAQHVVRGEAWDERGRSCWRVTALAPAGRIASFQRELIRLGARRVVGMPTRFLFDAEGPPSTFDRLQEQLATQSPR, encoded by the coding sequence ATGAGCCTGGAGAACGGAAACGCCGTGATCAACCCCATCCGCATCGCCCTTCCTTCCAAGGGGCACCTGTACGAGGGGGCTGTCGATCTGCTCAAGGCTGCCGGCTACAAGGTCCGGCGCGCGAGCGATCGGCAGTACGAGGCCACCATCGGCGGCCACCCGCGCTTTCATGTCGTCTTCATGAGGCCGACGGACATCGTCGTGCAGGTCCAGGAAGGCCGATGCCACCTGGGCGTCACCGGTATGGACGTCTTCGCCGAGCATCAGGACGAAGCCACCGACGCCGTCGTTGTTGAGGCCGACCTCGGCTACGGTGGCTGCCGCCTGGTCGTCGCCGTCCCCGAGAGCTGGATTGACGTAACCCACATGCTCGACCTGGTCGACTTGACCACCGAGTTCAAGGACTCGGGCAAAGCCTTCCGCGTCTCGACCAAGTACGGCACCCTCACCGAAGCTCACTTCCGCCGCTGGGGGATCTACCACTACCAGATCATCCACTCCGACGGAGCGCTGGAACTGCACCCGACGCTCGGTATCGCCGACATCATCGTTGACCTGACCAGCTCAGGGACGACCCTGAAAGACAACCGGCTCCGAGAGATTGAAGGGGGCAAGGTCCTTGACTCGGCCTCCTGCCTGATCGGCCACGCCCCGAGCCTTCAGCGCCTGATCAATGAGGGGGACACCGGGCCGCTTGCCCTCTTGCTCGACGGACTCGATGGGGTCCGAGCCTCGGAAAGTCAGCTTCTTCTCGAAGTCGTCGGCGGACCCGAGGAAGGGCACCAGGCTGCCGCCGTTTCGGCATTCCTGGCCCATCAAGGCGCTCAGCATGTGGTGCGGGGGGAAGCCTGGGACGAGCGTGGCCGATCCTGCTGGCGAGTGACAGCCCTGGCCCCTGCCGGGCGAATCGCCTCGTTTCAACGCGAGCTGATCCGCCTCGGTGCCCGTCGCGTGGTCGGCATGCCCACGCGATTTCTCTTTGATGCCGAAGGCCCCCCCTCGACCTTTGACAGACTTCAGGAACAGCTCGCCACTCAATCCCCTCGGTAA